GACTGCGCGGTCTGCGGCCTTCGCTGATGACCGCCGCAACGACGAGACCGTAGCTGCGAGCTGTCCTATCGTCGAACGGGATTGGCTCCAGCAGGGATTCGATCTCCTGCAGCCGTAATTGGCGTTTGGCGGCCTCGACCGGCGTACTCGCCAGGAGGGGACCGGCTGCCAGCTCGGCCGCGGTGATGGCCGAAATTGCCATCTCGTCCGGTAGCTTGTCGACGACGGCCGGATCGTGCCAGTCGATCACCACCGAGGTGTCCAGCAGGCCGGCCGCCATCTAGATGCTCTGATCGACGGCGGCGTCGAGGTCCTGACGAAACTGGTCAGGATCGATCCGAACACCCGCGCCGGCAGTGCGTGCCAAGTCGTCGCGGCTGATGAACGTTTTGCGGGCGGACTGAATAGGGCGAAGCTCCGCGACCGGCTCTCCATGGCGAGTGACGACGAACGTCTCACCCGCTGCGACCGCATCCATGAGCTTCGCGTTCTCATTGCGGAGTTCTCGCTGCGGGATTGTCCTGGCCATACCGGCCAGTGTAGCGAGATGTGCTACATCGTGCTACGCGCCTTCGCGAGATCTATCGTGCAATGGGCGTCCGGTGAACCGGTGCCAGCTACGCTGGCTCGGCACCCACGAAAGGCAGACATCCATGCGACTGTTCATCACCGGAGTCGACGCCGACGGCAAGTCCTGCGTCGTCAGCAACGACGAGGTCGAGATCAACTCAGTCGCACCCGGTTTCGGCATCGCTATTCCTTACAACACGACGCAGAGCCCGCCACCGGCACGCCCGCAAGGGAACGCCGACCTGATCGACCAGTTCCTCGAGCCGGGTCATGTCCGCTGGATGGTCGTCGACCAAGGCGCCAACACCGAGACCCCTAAGCACCACACCGACACCCTCGACCTCGAGCTAGTCCTGAGCGGCAGCGTCGACCTCATCCTCGACGACGGCGCGCACCGCGTCGAGGCTGGCGACATGGTCCTCATGACCGGCGTCGACCACGCCTGGAAAGCCGGCCCCGACGGGTACCGCATGGCCGCCGTCCTCATCG
This is a stretch of genomic DNA from Mycobacterium sp. ELW1. It encodes these proteins:
- a CDS encoding cupin domain-containing protein → MRLFITGVDADGKSCVVSNDEVEINSVAPGFGIAIPYNTTQSPPPARPQGNADLIDQFLEPGHVRWMVVDQGANTETPKHHTDTLDLELVLSGSVDLILDDGAHRVEAGDMVLMTGVDHAWKAGPDGYRMAAVLIGTPPPA
- a CDS encoding type II toxin-antitoxin system prevent-host-death family antitoxin encodes the protein MARTIPQRELRNENAKLMDAVAAGETFVVTRHGEPVAELRPIQSARKTFISRDDLARTAGAGVRIDPDQFRQDLDAAVDQSI
- a CDS encoding type II toxin-antitoxin system VapC family toxin, with translation MAAGLLDTSVVIDWHDPAVVDKLPDEMAISAITAAELAAGPLLASTPVEAAKRQLRLQEIESLLEPIPFDDRTARSYGLVVAAVISEGRRPRSRFADLLIAATAHAHDLDLYTRSADDFTGLRDLVRVVAV